A genomic region of Micromonospora sp. NBC_01796 contains the following coding sequences:
- a CDS encoding SGNH/GDSL hydrolase family protein: MDRRSSVTGPFGSDNRAATGRWVHTWVSMPQLTEPDNLPPPPFTRDNLVFADTTLRQTVQVSVGARQVRLRFSNAFGGAALPITAVTLAQPVDGRAGVSGIRSGAARTVTFSGRPSVCVPVGAQAVSDPLDFEIAPRSNLTVSVYLAQGQASDHVTSHPGSRTTSYLVAGNQVVAADLPTATPIEHWYLLSGVEAWCDRRAAAVVMLGDSLTDGRGSTTNSNNRWPDRLLDRLQSDPATARVAILNQAAGGNRVLNDGLGPSALARLDRDVLSQSGVEWLVVFEGVNDIGTAEPTEAAQRRIAEDLIFAYEQIVTRSHAHGIRVYGATLPPFGGHTGYDDPSGLRASARRQVNDWIRTGNGFDGVLDFDRAVRDPANPRRLLPAYDSGDHLHLNPTGYRALADAVPLRLFHREPLPPGSGSARWHADDARDRLPGRRRR; the protein is encoded by the coding sequence ATGGACCGGCGATCGTCGGTTACGGGACCGTTCGGGTCCGACAACCGCGCCGCCACCGGCCGCTGGGTGCACACCTGGGTATCGATGCCGCAGCTCACCGAGCCCGACAACCTGCCGCCGCCACCGTTCACCCGCGACAACCTGGTGTTCGCCGATACCACCCTGCGGCAGACCGTCCAGGTGTCGGTCGGGGCCCGGCAGGTGCGGCTGCGCTTCTCCAACGCCTTCGGGGGCGCCGCACTGCCGATCACGGCCGTCACGCTCGCGCAGCCGGTCGACGGGCGGGCGGGTGTCAGCGGCATCCGCTCCGGGGCCGCCCGTACGGTGACCTTCTCCGGGCGGCCGTCGGTGTGCGTACCGGTCGGGGCGCAGGCCGTCTCCGATCCGCTGGACTTCGAGATCGCGCCCCGGTCGAACCTCACCGTCTCCGTCTACCTGGCGCAGGGGCAGGCGTCGGACCACGTCACCTCGCATCCCGGCTCCCGGACCACCTCGTACCTGGTGGCCGGCAACCAGGTTGTGGCGGCCGACCTGCCGACGGCGACGCCGATCGAGCACTGGTACCTGCTGAGCGGGGTCGAGGCGTGGTGCGATCGCAGGGCGGCGGCGGTGGTGATGCTGGGCGACTCGCTCACCGACGGCCGGGGTTCCACCACGAACTCGAACAACCGCTGGCCGGACCGACTGCTCGACCGTCTCCAGTCCGACCCGGCCACGGCGCGGGTCGCCATCCTCAACCAGGCGGCCGGCGGCAACCGGGTCCTGAACGACGGGCTCGGCCCGAGCGCACTGGCCCGGCTCGACCGTGACGTGCTGTCCCAGAGCGGTGTCGAGTGGCTGGTCGTGTTCGAGGGTGTGAACGACATCGGCACCGCCGAGCCCACCGAAGCCGCACAGAGGCGGATCGCCGAGGACCTGATTTTCGCGTACGAGCAGATCGTCACCCGGTCGCACGCGCACGGCATCCGGGTGTACGGCGCGACACTGCCGCCGTTCGGCGGCCACACCGGGTACGACGACCCGAGCGGCCTGCGTGCCTCGGCCCGGCGGCAGGTCAACGACTGGATCCGTACCGGCAACGGGTTCGACGGTGTGCTCGACTTCGACCGGGCGGTGCGTGACCCGGCGAACCCGAGGCGACTCCTGCCGGCGTACGACAGCGGGGATCACCTGCACCTGAACCCGACCGGTTACCGCGCACTGGCCGATGCCGTACCGCTCCGGCTGTTCCACCGGGAACCACTCCCGCCCGGTTCCGGTTCCGCCCGGTGGCACGCGGACGACGCGCGGGATCGTCTGCCCGGGCGGCGGAGGCGATAG
- a CDS encoding endo-1,4-beta-xylanase — protein MSDKKDRRGRQVGLRSGPRLALVLGTAATLAVGATMVFAPTASAGTTLGASAAEKGRYFGTAVAANKLSDSTYVGILNREFNSVTAENEMKWDATEPSQGNFSYANADRIVNHARSNGQQVRGHALAWHSQQPGWAQNMSGTALRNAMLNHVTQVATYYRGKIVAWDVVNEAFADGGGGNRRDSNLQRTGNDWIEAAFRAARAADPGAKLCYNDYNTDGQNAKSNAVYAMVQDFKARGVPIDCVGFQSHFNAQSPVPSDYQANLQRFANLGVDVQITELDIEGSGTTQANNFARVVQACLAITRCTGITVWGIRDTDSWRASGTPLLFDGSGNKKAAYTSTLNALNSGGNPITTPPTQPTTNPPTTPPTTTPPPTTTPPPGGAGCSATLSNNAWNGGYVTTIRVTAGSSGTNGWTIGVTLPSGSTITNAWNTNRSGNTGSVQFSNVAYNGRLTAGQVTEFGFQGTGNAPSGTPTCAAS, from the coding sequence ATGAGCGACAAAAAGGATCGTCGTGGCCGACAGGTCGGACTGAGGTCGGGGCCGCGGCTGGCCCTGGTGCTCGGCACGGCGGCAACCCTCGCCGTCGGCGCGACCATGGTCTTCGCCCCGACCGCCAGCGCCGGCACCACCCTCGGCGCCTCGGCCGCCGAGAAGGGCCGCTACTTCGGCACCGCGGTCGCGGCCAACAAGCTCTCCGACTCCACCTACGTCGGAATCCTGAACCGCGAGTTCAACAGCGTCACCGCCGAGAACGAGATGAAGTGGGACGCGACCGAGCCGTCGCAGGGCAACTTCAGCTACGCCAACGCGGACCGCATCGTCAACCACGCCCGGTCCAACGGCCAGCAGGTACGCGGCCACGCGCTGGCCTGGCACTCGCAGCAGCCGGGCTGGGCCCAGAACATGTCCGGCACCGCCCTGCGCAACGCGATGCTCAACCACGTCACCCAGGTGGCAACCTACTACCGGGGCAAGATTGTCGCCTGGGACGTGGTGAACGAGGCGTTCGCCGACGGCGGTGGCGGTAACCGGCGCGACTCCAACCTCCAGCGCACCGGCAACGACTGGATCGAGGCCGCGTTCCGCGCCGCGCGGGCCGCCGACCCCGGCGCGAAGCTCTGCTACAACGACTACAACACCGACGGGCAGAACGCGAAGTCCAACGCCGTGTACGCCATGGTGCAGGACTTCAAGGCGCGCGGCGTACCGATCGACTGCGTCGGTTTCCAGTCCCACTTCAACGCCCAGAGCCCGGTGCCCAGCGACTACCAGGCCAACCTCCAGCGCTTCGCCAACCTCGGTGTCGACGTGCAGATCACCGAGCTGGACATCGAGGGTTCCGGCACCACCCAGGCCAACAACTTCGCCCGGGTGGTCCAGGCGTGCCTGGCGATCACCCGGTGCACCGGGATCACGGTCTGGGGCATCCGCGACACCGACTCGTGGCGGGCCAGCGGCACCCCGTTGCTCTTCGACGGCAGCGGCAACAAGAAGGCCGCGTACACCTCCACGCTGAACGCGCTCAACAGCGGCGGCAACCCGATCACCACTCCGCCGACGCAGCCGACCACCAACCCGCCCACCACTCCGCCGACCACGACCCCGCCGCCGACGACCACCCCGCCGCCCGGTGGCGCCGGCTGCTCCGCCACGCTGTCGAACAACGCCTGGAACGGCGGTTACGTGACCACGATCCGGGTCACGGCCGGGTCCTCGGGGACAAACGGCTGGACGATCGGCGTGACCCTCCCGTCCGGCTCCACGATCACCAACGCGTGGAACACGAACCGGAGCGGCAACACCGGCAGCGTCCAGTTCAGCAACGTCGCCTACAACGGCCGGCTGACCGCAGGTCAGGTGACCGAGTTCGGCTTCCAGGGCACCGGTAATGCCCCGAGCGGCACACCCACCTGCGCCGCGAGCTAA